A stretch of Henckelia pumila isolate YLH828 chromosome 4, ASM3356847v2, whole genome shotgun sequence DNA encodes these proteins:
- the LOC140863235 gene encoding uncharacterized protein: MSRQTPTRNQRSKGIKVKHVLQIFLLLAVCFWLIYQVKHSHDKKKEFDESDAKTSIIRGGSDGLIRLGRKDIHPQEEDTITKNEKHEEEAEEEEETTGVVDENKHEEDELEDKKVEDTENEKVEGGDDLIEDHGQEKLESEVDREEDFVDGEKERDEDDENENENEEKDFEDGQMEKESSIEKGDHDGDDTSTHEAREEHYKADDASSAVTHDTQVETTETENQNNENGHKQPDDILEETVMGEKRKELEEGGEMVLDEKHSNITRGEDKDIVMDGSENDSSLNTTVMEVSEDNLKTDNSSREISTEARDQEILSEGASLERPNLQSIDVERADNSTLVMDDRHIASNSTNPDETKDAESSTLKSSEISNNTNDAIDAEKSDADDGANVIMESENTENAEEIQQDSIDVSDSSHSLEETDARLDPDTLPEIQTEGSNTEDAASE, translated from the coding sequence ATGTCCAGGCAGACTCCCACTAGGAACCAGAGATCCAAGGGAATCAAGGTTAAGCATGTTCTGCAAATCTTTTTGTTACTTGCTGTTTGtttttggttgatataccaAGTTAAGCACTCCCATGATAAGAAGAAAGAATTTGATGAAAGTGATGCGAAAACCTCGATTATCAGAGGAGGTAGTGACGGTTTAATAAGACTTGGTAGAAAAGACATCCATCCCCAAGAGGAGGATACTATCACTAAGAATGAGAAGCATGAAGAagaagcagaagaagaggaggaaACAACTGGAGTTGTGGATGAAAATAAGCATGAAGAAGATGAGTTGGAAGACAAGAAAGTTGAAGATACTGAGAATGAAAAAGTGGAAGGTGGAGATGACTTGATAGAAGATCATGGACAAGAGAAGTTAGAATCAGAGGTTGACCGTGAAGAAGATTTTGTAGATGGTGAGAAGGAGAGGGACGAAGATGATGAGAATGAGAATGAGAATGAAGAAAAAGATTTCGAAGATGGACAAATGGAGAAGGAAAGTTCCATAGAGAAAGGTGATCATGATGGTGATGATACAAGTACCCACGAGGCACGCGAGGAACATTACAAGGCTGATGATGCTTCGAGTGCAGTAACTCATGATACCCAAGTAGAGACTACTGAAACTGAGAATCAAAATAATGAAAACGGTCACAAACAACCGGATGACATTTTGGAAGAAACTGTTATGGGTGAGAAGAGGAAAGAGTTGGAGGAAGGTGGTGAAATGGTTCTGGATGAGaaacattcaaatataacaagaGGTGAAGATAAGGATATTGTGATGGACGGCTCTGAAAATGACTCGTCTCTTAACACCACGGTGATGGAAGTCTCTGAAGATAATTTGAAAACAGACAACAGCTCAAGAGAGATCTCGACAGAGGCGCGTGATCAGGAAATTCTATCTGAGGGTGCGTCTTTGGAAAGACCGAACTTGCAAAGTATTGATGTAGAGCGGGCCGACAATTCCACTTTAGTCATGGATGATAGACATATTGCCTCTAATTCGACAAATCCTGATGAAACCAAAGATGCAGAGTCGAGCACCCTGAAGTCGTCTGAAATATCTAATAATACAAATGATGCAATTGATGCTGAGAAATCTGACGCAGATGATGGTGCAAATGTAATCATGGAATCTGAAAATACCGAAAATGCCGAAGAAATTCAACAGGATTCAATTGATGTGTCTGATTCTTCCCATTCCTTGGAGGAGACAGACGCCCGCTTGGATCCTGATACCCTCCCCGAGATACAAACTGAAGGTAGTAATACTGAAGATGCTGCATCAGAATGA